In a single window of the Cydia pomonella isolate Wapato2018A chromosome 2, ilCydPomo1, whole genome shotgun sequence genome:
- the LOC133515585 gene encoding RNA polymerase II transcriptional coactivator-like: MPKNKKKAESSSDSDEGPVDRNVPPEKKAKMGSRTTDKEPTWVLEGKKLVKVREFKGKNYVDIREFYEKNGDLLPGKKGISLTPEQWRKLLTLAEEVNEELSNR; this comes from the exons ATGCCCAAAAACAAGAAGAAAGCCGAAAGTTCTAGCGACAGCGATGAGGGACCTGTTGat AGAAATGTACCTCCAGAAAAGAAAGCCAAAATGGGCTCCAGGACTACCGACAAAGAGCCCACATGGGTACTGGAGGGTAAGAAGCTTGTCAAAGTGAGGGAGTTTAAGGGGAAGAATTATGTGGATATTCGGGAGTTCTATGAAAAGAATGGAGACTTGTTACCGGGGAAGAAAGGAATCAGTCTGACCCCAGAGCAGTGGAGGAAACTGCTAACTTTGGCGGAGGAGGTGAATGAGGAACTCAGTAACCGTTAG
- the LOC133515588 gene encoding ethanolaminephosphotransferase 1-like: protein MVRFLTKENLEGFDKYKYNSIDSSVLSNYVMHPFWNWCVQFCPVWVAPNLLTFTGFLLTVLNFLLFSYYDYGFFALTEAGGDGIPRWLWAVSAVNLFMAYTLDGIDGKQARRTGTSGPLGELFDHGLDSYSAVFIPACLYSIFGRDELSPLRMFFVIWNIFINFYLTHWEKYNTGVMFLPWGYDFTMIGSCLLLLITSAIGPKAWRVALPGGLTPGVVFELVLYLSAMLTSQTTILFNIYKSYRDGTGKMRSLNEALRPLRPVAAFFSVSALWALRSPGDIVGRAPRLFYVLTGTIFSNINCRLIVAQMSGTRCSAWNALLLPYSVCCAAALTVLSPAAELYVLFALTAACTVAHVYYGTRVVQEMCEHFKINCFRIKPKIK, encoded by the exons ATGGTCCGTTTCCTGACGAAAGAGAACCTAGAGGGTTTTGATAAATATAAg TATAATTCTATCGATTCAAGTGTTCTGAGCAACTATGTTATGCACCCATTCTGGAACTGGTGTGTTCAA TTCTGCCCAGTGTGGGTAGCGCCCAACCTGCTAACCTTCACCGGCTTCCTACTGACCGTCCTCAACTTCCTCCTGTTCTCGTACTACGACTACGGGTTCTTCGCGTTAACCGAGGCCGGTGGTGACGGGATCCCGCGGTGGCTGTGGGCTGTGTCCGCTGTCAACCTGTTTATGGCCTATACCCTGG ATGGAATTGACGGCAAGCAAGCGCGACGCACTGGCACCAGCGGGCCACTTGGCGAGCTCTTCGACCATGGCCTGGACTCTTATTCCGCTGTGTTCATTCCTGCCTGTCTTTACAGCATATTCGGCAG AGACGAGCTAAGCCCGCTACGCATGTTCTTTGTGATCTGGAACATCTTCATCAACTTCTACCTGACCCACTGGGAGAAGTACAACACGGGCGTCATGTTCCTGCCGTGGGGTTACGACTTTACCATGATC GGTTCGTGTCTACTGCTGCTGATCACGTCAGCTATCGGTCCGAAGGCGTGGCGCGTGGCGCTGCCCGGCGGCCTCACGCCCGGCGTGGTGTTCGAGCTGGTGCTGTACCTGTCCGCCATGTTGACTTCGCAGACCACCATCCTGTTCAACATATACAA GTCTTACCGCGACGGCACAGGCAAGATGCGCTCGCTGAACGAGGCGCTCCGCCCGCTGCGCCCCGTCGCGGCGTTCTTCTCCGTGAGCGCGCTGTGGGCGCTGCGCTCGCCCGGCGACATCGTCGGCCGCGCCCCGAGACTCTTCTACGTATTGACGGGAACCATATTCTCCAATATTAAC TGCCGTCTGATCGTCGCCCAGATGAGCGGCACGCGCTGCTCCGCCTGGAACGCGTTGCTGCTGCCGTACTCTGTGTGCTGCGCCGCCGCGCTCACGGTGCTCTCTCCGGCCGCTGAACTCTACGTACTGTTCGCGCTCACCGCGGCGTGTACTGTGGCGCATGTCTACTACGGCACTAGGGTG gTGCAGGAAATGTGCGAACACTTCAAAATCAACTGCTTCCGTATCAagccaaaaattaaataa
- the LOC133515576 gene encoding uncharacterized protein LOC133515576: MLEPWNDASLRPPPVHTFLCHRKVDIQDIKNTCRNMIKVLSNQSPLHKESAILSRFAYKYDKKFRNDIGYRHFKKVNVALRCYLGLNVLKDIENFSDTLPADDEDYLPTRQMLQYIMIRLITFAKIMVRVCVCSKQASVFYLDRIKCGEGHWMSLMPYAVLSRVWSLCTVLLRNACAWYARLRPWLVKLQLKGVEFLPDNYNLPVDLEVWLDLKNIDSFGRFEWAPNKCLTLQQSLIVDDDDDNTDSFMDYVKQLNEDDTEEPITCNLKSNLSKETPSEIQVNPVLNKDKGESISRESFKAPLNSTSKPNTDKGETISRESFKRPLHSQSEPLKRENTYNHSPGNVTDTESLKKFMLMEESFRNEKKQSSLTSHLSFMQWTALKNSLDTLANSLSNKRKIEKKFKRIWKEKCIDYS; the protein is encoded by the exons ATGTTAGAACCCTGGAACGATGCGTCTCTGCGACCACCACCTGTTCATACATTTCTATGTCATCGTAAAGTTG ACATTCaggatataaaaaatacttgcagGAATATGATCAAAGTACTGTCGAATCAATCTCCTTTGCACAAAGAGAGCGCAATTCTCTCTAGATTTGCTTATAAATACGACAAGAAGTTTCGCAACGATATCGGCTACAGGCATTTTAAGAAGGTTAACGTAGCCTTACGGTGTTACTTGGGGCTGAATGTATTGAAGGACATAGAAAATTTCAGCGACACGTTACCGGCTGATGACGAGGATTACTTACCAACAAGACAAATGCTCCAATATATAATGATCAGATTAATAACGTTTGCGAAGATAATGGTGAGGGTTTGCGTATGTTCGAAGCAAGCGTCGGTATTTTATTTGGACCGTATAAAGTGCGGGGAGGGTCACTGGATGTCTCTAATGCCATATGCGGTGCTGAGCCGCGTGTGGTCGCTCTGCACGGTGCTCCTGCGCAACGCTTGCGCCTGGTACGCGCGCCTGCGGCCTTGGCTCGTCAAACTACAACTGAAGGGAGTAGAATTCCTACCCGACAATTATAACCTGCCAGTGGACTTAGAGGTGTGGCTGGACCTTAAAAACATTGACTCTTTTGGAAGGTTTGAATGGGCTCCGAATAAATGCTTGACATTGCAACAAAGCTTAAtagttgatgatgatgatgacaataCAGACAGCTTCATGGACTATGTCAAGCAGCTAAATGAAGATGATACTGAAGAGCCAATTACATGTAATCTTAAGAGCAATCTTTCAAAAGAAACTCCATCTGAGATACAAGTAAATCCAGtactaaataaagataaaggAGAAAGCATTTCTCGAGAAAGTTTTAAAGCCCCTCTGAACTCCACATCAAAACCAAATACTGATAAAGGAGAGACAATATCAAGGGAAAGTTTTAAACGGCCACTACATTCGCAATCAGAACCATTAAAGAGAGAAAATACATACAATCATTCTCCAGGAAATGTGACTGACACGGAATCTTTAAAAAAGTTCATGTTGATGGAAGAAAGCtttagaaatgaaaaaaaacagTCATCCTTAACAAGCCATCTGAGTTTCATGCAGTGGACAGCTCTTAAGAACTCATTAGACACATTAGCAAATTCCTTGTCAAACAAAAGAAAGATAGAGAAAAAATTCAAAAGAatatggaaagaaaagtgcatcgattatagttaa